ctgcagaagggtaacatgaaaatatgtcactgtgaccttgacctttggccTCAAAATCGGAAGGCTTCCTGAGATCCATGCCAGTATCATACATATTGACGGATAAACGGACACCGAGCATGATgtaatacgtcccgtctagaTGGGcgtataataaaaatgtataagTACATGAAATACTTGATCAAAAGTAAGAAACACACACTAATCAATGTCTTGCATTTCAGTTTATTTCCTATACTGCGCTTCAACCACGACTCCCCCAATATACAAATCAATTTTTCCCCTTGTGCAATGGCTGTTATTTCATCTCTTGTCATTATTGGGTACACCTCATTTCTCATTCTCTCAGAGGACTCCTTAATGTTACCAAGTAGTATTGCACTTTGAAGTAAAATACTTCTCTTTGTCTCATTTGATGCCCCTTCTAACTTTGCTGCTGGGCAAGTCTTTTTGTGCTTCACTAGTGAATCCTTTAACATCCACTCTCTGCAGTATGGGCATGGTCCAAAGTCTTCAATGTCAAATGCTTCCTTTGGTCTCCTATACAATAAGAGTTCCCCTTTCTTTTCTGTCTTCACTAGCATGTTGTGCTTATCATCACCCCTGCACCTTAAATATGTTATTTGTCTCTGCTTTTTGTTCTTTGATTGGagttcagatttgattttttcaaCTGCTTGTTGCTCTGGATGTTTTGCTAGAACATGTGGTTGAATGTGTTGCACAAGCCTCCCACCAAAATAGCAGGCATGAACAGAGTTttgaattcttgttttttttttctccttcccagcCTTTGTTTTGTTGGACTGTATAATTTTCCTGACATATATGTCTGGGTTGTTTTTTCTCTCTGATTCTCTCATTACTTGGCAAATCATGGCAATGGAGTTTGTATGTAGTCTGAAATGAAAAcagaacaaataaaagaaagtgtCACAAGAATGTACCTAAGTAAGACAGCAAATAAAGGAGAACATTGTGCTGTGTGATTCCTGTAGGTCTCTAAATCAGGGATTTTTCAATCATTAGTCCACAAACATCATGCCTCATGAACCCAATAGAgggatatacagtgcgtcccagaaaaaggaAACCAGTATTGTCAGTATTTTTCAGTAGAATAAAAcaattcatgaaatattatatgCCCCATTATGAAATTcagtattttttctttctttcgatACCTATCACAATACAAAATTGCTACGCACAGATGAGCAAGAAGAGTTAAACCtttaaatgtcaaaatcaaGTTGCACAGAATGAGTGGTCAAGATTAGTAAGGATGCAACAACTTTGCCTACGAAATGGATGGTTCATTAGTTGTAGCATCTTCTTGAAAACGATCATTATTATGTGCACATCATTTCTGACAGGCAGGAGTTGTAATTGTCTGTAAtaagtcatgcatgaatgattcaCAGTATTTctgatatcaaatgaaagaaaagatttTACTGTTACTGTTTATATCAAAGTATCAATCAAATCGtatttgatgattattatggTATCCATCTCAAAAAAtgagtttcctttttttcccgAGATGCACTGGATTGTATTGCTGTACATCACGATCTGGTTTACATTTTATATAAGAAATGTTTCAAaccaaaatacttaaaattaaaACCAACCAAATTAAATTCAACAGGGAGTAACTTTACATGTGTACACCAACAGAAGCATGGAGGGACTTTctagggagagggggggggtgttcaGGCTGTAAAATCCCCTTATTGAAAGGATGGAGTCCAGGAAACTTTAGTTGTGCAGTAGTTGCAGGTGCCTTCACAAAAATAGATCACCATCAGCACTTTAAAACAATTTTGGAGCAAATATGGAGAAATTCTATGTTTTGGCAGCCAACTTGAATATCTAAAAATCCTAAGTATGCAAGAGTTGCATCATCCAGATACAGATTTATTACCCTCGAACTAGGgtaaataattttattgaaaaaaaaattattgggaaGACAACGAAAAAAGGCCATGGCAATCTTTTTTTTGTCGATGTATAATGCCATGTGAAGAAGGAATTTGAGAGATGTGATCTTCTTCACCATTCCTCTAGCTTTTGATACATCCTCCCCTTTAACATCTGATCTTTCCCCTGAACCAATTTCATTCATATGGGCTACAACTGAGGGATAGTTTTTCTCAAAAGCTGAAAGTGCCCTTCGTCTGTGGTCCAGCCAGCGCGTGCCATCAACCCTTGTAGGTCGATGAATTTTCTCCTCCAGCAGATCAGCCATGTCACTGAGCTCCCTCAGGCGTTTCGGCGACCGCCGATAGAACGAAGCGTACGATGTCAGTACTGAATTGATCTGTGTTGTAAAATATATTGGTAACAAATTAAGAAATTCAGCATGGTGTGCAGGATTTTCTTGAAGGGTGATGAAAAGGGGTGAGTTCAATTACATTTTCAATCACAATTACAACCAGTTACTTTGAAatcaaaattgtaaatttacaattacttgaaaatttgtaattacaattattcaattaaaattgtgtaatgaattactttttaatttcattggaaaatatataatcaattacaattacaaattttgattacccATCCCTGGTGATGGAGGCATAAAAAGCTTGTGTCAATGCAGTTATTTAACAAAtcatcaaaagaaaaataactgaTAAATTTGAGTGATTTCACTTTTATATCACATGGATTTTATTGCACATTCCTTTTTGATGAAATAGAAAGTTTACTAACAACTGACAAATGGCTACCAATTTATACTGAAAATCAATAATCACTTTTACTAATTACAACTGGGCAAAGTTTTCAATGACAAAACAATATATGTACCTCTGAGCTAAAGTAGGAGTTCTTGTAGGCATCTTTAGCTGCTAGCTCTAAGCGGTGGGCAACGCAGTGGATACCGAGGAGCCACGGAATGTCTTGGGTTAGCTTTGAAATAACACCTCCCCTGATGCCGAAATTCGTGCTTGCCCCGTCTGCTCCACATCCAACCAGCTCTGTCTTCCAGTCCATGATGTCGTGGGTAGTGAACACCTCTTCAATGCAAGTCACGATGCCAGCAGCTGTAGCATTTTCAACATCACTGATGctgaaatgaagataaaaaaatcagataaaataaaaaacatgtaatTTTGTTCTATCAATGTTGTGGgctaattaatcaccttcaAAGTATATCTGAAAAATTATGAGGTGGTAGTTAGTTGGCTACACCGTAACACTGGCTGCCTCATGATTCATAATCTTATTTCTATAAGCCTCCAGGTCTTCCAGGAGAGACCACACcagttacatgtataacaataatgaaataaagaactaAAAGAAGGTAACTAACAAGTGCACAGAAGAAAAAAGTATGAGAGAAAtaccaaaacatttttttttaatttggggaataatttatatatttcagGATTCAATTTCATTGacagtattttatttttaatagtacAATAAAATAAACACTATGAAATGTCAACttatcacaaaataaaataacaataatgtaaTTAGCTATAGTTACCCCAGAAACTTCATGCAAGGCATCTCATCTTGAAGATACTTGATGTACAGAACCTCATTTTCTATTGTGCTCTTGTCAGTGCTGCCATCAATAAGCACACTAATATAACGTGCCTTCCTGATGTCCTCATCTCCCTTGAATCTGACATCTTCTGCGAGAAATCCAGTGAATACTTGCGCTTGAATCGGGTTAGCATACGTATTGCCAAGATCTACTCCATGACGTTTTTCAAGGCTGATCAAACTTGGAAAGTATGCAAAGGGTAAGTCGTGTTTTACCAGATGATACGATATATCAAAGAGCTTGATCATTCTGTTGTGCAACTGGGAATCCATTTTAAGAATGCTCTCCACAATTGGTTCCTTTTTCTCTATTGCATTTTCCATgcatctgtttaaaaaaatcaaaatgaatagcATAAGCTTGACTTACCACAAGGCTTAAAATTAAAGGGGATTtgatcagataaaaaaaaaataataaaaagggtAATTTCaagcaaaagtggacattttccaaaaatttatattCGCTCTATTTGAATCTGGatcaaatttttctatcaaaactcatatggaatttcataaatacaaaaggggaaCATAATTAGTTACACAATTTTTTCCTACGCATCTCCTTAGAGGAGAATTGAAGCCATACAAAAAAATCCTATATTTGATAGactacatatttaaaaaaaacttaatttcaatttaacagaaaaaccattgcttgttttgtaaaattttcttttggataatctgaagatcaccattttacatcatattaaAAGAAGATTTTCATTTTACGTTGCCTGTGTGTGGATATTTCAGATGTCACTCTGTAACTGGGTATGGGTTTACGTTTTAGGTcgtaattaagaaaataatacaccaatttttaatgtaatgcagCATATTGTTTCTAGAGCAACAGAGAATCCAATCAATAACTCAAACTTGTGATAGCCATTTAAAGTTCACGTAGTTTGAGCGATATGTTTTATCCTAAAAAATGCATGTCCAAACTctgtcactccgtaaccatgtttatgaatattcatatctcattaattattaaacaaatgttaaaacaaatgttattatttttaaaagtgggtttcatgaactagaacCTACTATCAGGTACCATTTCTTCGCAAATAACAATTCAAATATGGGTGATAAATTTGTTTCTGAATGTCATTCCGTTACCTTGGAACTGCACTGCCCAAATCAAAAAGTCCTTCACCggcataaataaaaaaattctgagtccaccaataattttttttcactgtaGTCTAAATCAAAGCATGCACTGaaaattctatttattttcttttgataataatttataaacaaAAGAGAAATTATTGGTTCATTTTTCGTTCGGAAACATcaattttgaagaattccatatTCCTTgattaaagaaaacaattaattgTACATGTGGGACTGGGTCATTAAAAATCTCATACAAAATTAAAACCAAAACTTACCGTAAGCAATCTGGTGTGATGCACTTTTCGCGTGTCTAGCAGCGGAATGCTTCTTCACATGAGAGGAGCCTGTAACAAACTGATCCCCTACAACTACCCCTTTCCGACGGGACCGGAGGCGGAGGTAGCCCCCGTAGCAGCATACGACCGACGACATGCCTGACAGAAGACAACTATGGATCCTGAACAGCGTTCGATGCCAAGCCAGTCCAATTTCCATGATTTGATCGTTGATTCCTTTTGGACCGGCTTTCTTTTACATCCTGTGAGTATTTTTTTTGGATGAAGATTTGACTGATTTGTCTATGACGTGATCTGTCAGAGATAATCATAAAGGAAGGTAATAAGTTaactaattttctgaaaaataacttttaattcaaataacaCTTCGAAGTCCTTTCACTAGAAAAATATAGttggatgtaaaaaaatgatatggacGCCCGAAATAGATCATAGCCCGAACCTTGAATTGTTTCAATCCAAAGTGATCGGTTAATAGAAATCTATCAACCTTCTGACCATCTTAGACATGACTTAACCTCGAACTAAAAATGGAGTGATTAAAAGAAATGAGTCATTCTTAATGAAATCTTCTTAAAATGAGCTCCTACACATAATACTAACCTCATCAGGAAAGCGTGTATGCTTTTAGGGAGAGTACTTCTTTACGGTTCAATAGTCTTTGgaagtcttttttttcatatggcGTTTAGCGGCCATCTTGAACATGttggatttgatctgaagatgatccaatattgcaaaattattaacaGCAATGGAATCAACATACCAAATAACTCACAGAAAGAGGTATTcataattaatttttcaaaatggcatcagCTGGcgaccatcttggatttgacctgaagatgacattatattgcaaaatagatagcagAAAGAGATTCTACACATCCCAAACCCATAAACAGAGGTATTACTcgtcattctggggcaaggggatcaaaagttaatttttcaagatggaatctggcggccatcttggatttgacctgaagatgaccttttTTGCAAAAATGATGATAGAAATCGGCTCTACACACCCCTAAACCCCTAAAAAGAGTCATTCctcataattttggggcaaggggttcaaaagttaggttttcgagatggcatctggcggccattttggatttatgcaaattagcaaaattgcccaaacagcaactttgggcaaccaatctgaatttgttctaggaccccaaggaaacacgaatcaagaaaaaaacttcatcagaaagaacatttctaggttggtgtattgagcctatgggactgtcaaatcgattattaaaggagaatgaaacccttaaaaccagctgaatccatatcaaagaaaaaatcaaagaaacatattgttgaaagtttgaggaagattgaatgaataataagaaagttatgagcatttgaatattgagatcactaatgccatgtagatcatcccattggcaatgtgaccaagatctgtgatgtcacacatgtacaacttcctcattactttagtactatattctcacttttatagagtctatcacaaggtgaggtgttctctttttgagaggacaagtacagagatttcacaacattatatcattgatgaatcgtttgtcatatgattagaatgagcaaaaagagatgtttgggggtatattttcagtgtccaaaaggggaaagttgttcatctgtgacatcatagatcttggtcgcattgccaatgggaggatctccatagcattagtgatgaggatctccatagcattagtgatctagacattcaaatgctcgtaactcttctattgctagtcctattttactcaaacttttgttgatcttattctttgatttttctgctttcacaaaagctaacttgctccaagagtttcattctcctttaagtaacACCTGCAGATCTCTTTTTCCGCTTTCAGCAGAGTTAAAGGCAGGACAACGCACATTGGACATTAATTTGAGGCTGTTCTCCACCCATGAAAGGAGATATTTGCCCTCAAAGCAATAttcgtgtccccccccccccactcacaCATCGGTAACAACGACCACAAACAAGGCAACTTCACGGATGTCTGGGAGAATATGTTGGTGGTCATAAGAAGGCTCTGGTTGGAGACgccaaaaacaaattatattctCCACAGGAAGTATACAACTGTACTGTTTGTACAAGCTGgccgcgtgtgtgtgtgtgtgcacatGCCCCAGTGTTTGTGTGTAGGTGTCAGCAGGAAAAAGTCTTTGTAAAGAGTGTGCGTGTGAGAGACCCCGGATTCACAAGTGATATGCATGACATTGTATCCTATTATTGTAAGGAAGAGGGACAGTGAACGTTTGCTAATAGTGGGCTACTTATAAAGTACAAAGTTCAGATTCAGAACATTCTGTATACGGCTGACCCTGCTACCTTAATGTTTTATTGAAAAGTAAGCCCCTAATACAAATTCAACCACGATATTGTGCATTCCTCGCAAGCTGTTCTGAAACAGCATTACGTAACAATCATTGTCGTTTTC
This is a stretch of genomic DNA from Lytechinus pictus isolate F3 Inbred unplaced genomic scaffold, Lp3.0 scaffold_19, whole genome shotgun sequence. It encodes these proteins:
- the LOC135157696 gene encoding zinc finger protein 862-like, translated to MENAIEKKEPIVESILKMDSQLHNRMIKLFDISYHLVKHDLPFAYFPSLISLEKRHGVDLGNTYANPIQAQVFTGFLAEDVRFKGDEDIRKARYISVLIDGSTDKSTIENEVLYIKYLQDEMPCMKFLGISDVENATAAGIVTCIEEVFTTHDIMDWKTELVGCGADGASTNFGIRGGVISKLTQDIPWLLGIHCVAHRLELAAKDAYKNSYFSSEINSVLTSYASFYRRSPKRLRELSDMADLLEEKIHRPTRVDGTRWLDHRRRALSAFEKNYPSVVAHMNEIGSGERSDVKGEDVSKARGMVKKITSLKFLLHMALYIDKKKIAMAFFRCLPNNFFFNKIIYPSSRVINLYLDDATLAYLGFLDIQVGCQNIEFLHICSKIVLKC